The DNA window CTCCGTTTTCTAAAAATTGCCTACCGGTTTAAAAATACGACTCGATGAGTAAAAATAGCCTACAAAAgctcattttcgaaaatctcacatatatacaccatatattaaataattaaaaataaatatttaataaaaacatttttctttaACTGTCCCCCATCTTCATTCCTCGTTCAAGCGTGAAATACTTCTAAAGCCCTAATAAATGAAATCTTAACGAATCATGAAATAAAACACATATTCATGTCGTgatcatgcatttaatgcattaaaagtAATCAAACACATATTTTAGCAAAACCCTAAATTTGCATGCAGTTAGGTTACATCGTTCGAATTTTTAGACCTTACATATACCATGAGTGTGGCCTTTACTATGAGATTCTTCTAGGTAAACTGACCCTCTCAGTATGGTTATTGAGCATCGTGTGAGTTGTCTGTTAGAATGTATGCTACATTTGAACAAAGTGGATCATCTCTTCCCTGTAACCCACCAGTTGTGCATTTCAGTTCATATTGTCTGTGTAGCTTGTGATTCTATAAAATAACTTTCCATTTCCTAACGCGGCAGCCTTGATAATGAAACTGGAAACTGGTGAAGTGCCATTTTAATTGTGATTTCCATGAAATAGATGAATGACTCTGCTTTCaaactttgaactctatatttTTTTTGGCATGCTTCTGTAGAAATCTCAGCTGTCATACTTGACATCTAGTTTGAACTCTTCATGATATGTGGGCAATTTCAATCTTTCAGGGCTTCGGGAGAACATGAATCATCCAGAAGGGTGAAATCTGAACTTCTAGTTCAGGTAGACGGTGTCAATGCTTCTTCCACCAATGAAGACGGTACTCGCAAAATTGTGATGGTTTTAGCAGCTACAAATTTCCCTTGGGATATAGATGAGGCCTTGAGGTTGCATTTTACTTTATTCTCTCCTTTTTGTTCGGCAGGATTTATCATTGTTGTCCAAAATTGATGGAAGTGTGGTTTAAAAACATTCTAAATAGGAGTGGTCACTTTGTCTGATTCATCAATATATATATGCAGGAGGCGGCTGGAAAAAAGAATATACATCCCGCTCCCGAATTTTGAGTCTCGCAAGGAGCTGATACGCATCAATTTGAAAACTGTTGAGGTAATATGTCAAAGATGTTTGTTGTCTCCCGTTAATTTTTACCCTGAGATAGCAAACCGCATTCGATTCGTTGGACACTATCTCGAACTGTATTCCCATCTACAAAtgctatatatttttaatacgACCCGAAACATTATCATTATTGAGCTTATTTGTTAATCTTACTTTGTTACACCTTTAAGACACACCATCGCGTACAAAAGCGTTAAAATGCTATACATTACTTCAGAAATTTGTCCTGAATTTTCTAATACAAGTACATAGATTCTTCATTTGACCTGTTAGCTATATTCTACTCGTGGACTTCTATGAGTTGGGTTTTCACTACCAGGTAGCTGCTGATGTGGATATTGATGAAGTGGCTCGTAAGACTGAAGGATACAGTGGAGACGATCTAACTAATGTTTGTCGGGACGCTTCATTGAATGGCATGAGACGCAAAATAGCTGGAAAGACACGAGATGAGATCAAGAACATGTCCAAAGACGAGATATCAAATGATCCTGTTGCCATGTGTGACTTCATGGAAGCCATAGCCAAAGTCCAACCGAGTGTTTCTGCTGCTGATATTGAAAAGCACGAAAAGTGGTTTTCTGAATTCGGATCGGCATAGCTCATTCAACTAGTACTCATGGGCGTACCAGCAGGGTTCCATCTTACTAGGCTGTTGTCTTAATGTTTTGTGGGGGTTCCTTTTGGTTTGTTTCCTCCAACGTTTTCTTGTTTGGCAGTAAAACATTGGACATAACATATAATATATCAATCTTTTGTTGTTTGGTTGTGTTGTGAGAGAGATGAGGCTTCCGACtcattatataaatttatacCAACATACtatgtattattttttcaaatgcAATACAATTATTCTAAAGCCAACTGACAAtcgtttaaaaaataaattacagATACCTCAAAACTCAGGGAAACAAACATATCATATTCAAATGCTAATCctcataattaattgattttacatataaataaaattacttGTTCAAATTGTAGACTCATAAAATAGATGATCTTGCGATCAATGAAGATTGGTCGAAATACCCATAATTTGGACTAGTAGTACAATAATGTCTAACAATGCAAAATGGATAAGTTCAAAAACATCACCAAATTCCCATCTAACAAGTTCAGAATATTTAGTAGcttgtaaataaataaataaataaatgtgatTAGCAGAAACATGAAATTGTTAGAACTTTAATTTGGCAGTCTTGTATTATAGCCTATGTATGACACATCAAATTACACAAAACAACAGAAGATCACATATAACTTTGTAACACAAAAATTAATTCTTAAATAAGATTGATGCATTACACGCTTATCGCCTTCGGAAATTGAGTGCCCTGATGAAGAATCCGAACCCAAGGCCGAAAAGAACTGCCAATCCAACAACCATGGCTGCAGCAATGATAAAATAGTCGTGTCTGACCTAAGTAACTAGCAGCAAAATCTCTAACCGATTGTTTCGCGTTGAGCTGATCTGTTACATCTCCGAATTGCGAAGCAAATAAACCCTACATGATCCATGCCACAAGACATGCCCAGTGGCACCATCTCCACCAACCCGGTATGCTCTGTGGCATACAATGCAAAAAAAGAAGGAAAGAAAAGAGATGAAACCTGTCGGTGGTTCTTGCAAATTCCTGGCACATTTACATGCATGCTACTAAGGGTGCACACGAATTGTCTCGAGCTCAAACTGTTTCATAATTGACCTCGAATATTTAGCTATCAAGCCCAGCTCAAGTTAAGTTGAGCATACAAGTTCAAACTCGAACTCAACTCACAAGTGCAAGCCCAGCCAGCTTGACTGAAACCGAACTTCAAATTTGATTGTTCAATAGGCCATAAgctaatttataaaatatactttttttattttcatttttcaacAATATTTTTGCTGTATAAAATAGTGAATTTCCCTTGAAgtcttatataattatttttcaaaacaaCAGAATTCAGAATGTAACAGCAACTTGAGCAATAtttaaaaactttaaataaatGTATAACTAGTCTATGAGCACGAGTTTGACCTTTCTTAAAGAAATAGCAGCCTTGAGCTAGGCATGCTTAATGGACCGTTTCGGGCCGGAACCGAACCGGAAACCAGTCCGTTAAGCCCGGAACGGGATCCAGTATGGAAGAACCGGACCCGAAACAATGTACAATCCGTTGGTTGGTGGGTTGAACTGATTCAGCATGTTCTGAACCGGTTCAACGGGTTCCGGACGATCCGGACCCGGACCAAGACCCGTAACCCGGaaaccgattttttttaaaaaacaaataaaaataaggCCTTTGGGCCAACGGCTGCTGTACATTTCAGTAGCCATTTCAGTAGCCGTTCAACGGCCATTGAAatgtgcaattttttttttcaatttgacccccaaaataaatataatttttttacccCAAAAATCACTTATATTACAagtcattttttatatttcacaTATCAATTTTCTCTTAACTTTTCATTTCTATACGATCAATATCTTTCTTTGCTATCATTTCTCTAAATATATTCAATAATtgtattataattttatttataatcagtattatttttattgttatttatttactatTTTGCAATTTACTCATTTAAATAATTCGAATTTCAATGGCATCATCTTCAAACCGTTTTGGTGGTGGTGGCGAATACGCTCCGACTTTGGCGAATATTTTGGCTACATCCTCGACTTTGATGAAGGCGAACCTGGCCACGAGGATGAAGAAGCCATGGAACTCCCCAACAAAGATGTAGGGACTTCATCGTCTAATCGAGCAAGCAACACAATGTCAACGAGCAAGACGACAGcccgtgcaaagcgaagcaaagtttGGGATCACTTTGATATCGAACAACAAGGTACAAATAACTCTTTCGCTGTTTGTAAAATTGCAAAAGGAGGTATTCTTACAAAACGGGTGGTGGTTCCGGTGGTACCGGTACTTTGAAAAAACATTTAGTTAAGGTACATAAACTTAACCCTGATACGCCACAATTCGCTAGGGAACCAACACAACAACAAATTAATCCTTCAAGTGGTAAAGCTTTcacaattacaaaaaaaatttcttgaaaagCTATCGTAAAGTTTGTTACCAAATGTTGTCAACCTTTTTTAATAGTTGAACAAGAAGGTTTTGTTGAATTTACTAGTATTATCTTACCTAGTTTTCACAATATTTCTAGGCACACACTTAAGAAATATTGTTTTGTATTTATAAAGAATACAAAGAAACACTAAAATCgcatctttcaaatatttcttgtaGAGTTAGTTTGACAACTTATATTTggactaatttaaaatatgaatcatatcttgtTGTTAAATGTCATTGGATTGATGAAACGTGGActgtgtaaaaaaaaatttagcacTAGATCATTTAGAATCGTCTCACAATGCATACACTATAGCTAGATATGTCTTAAATGTTGTTAAGATTTATggcatacaaaataaaataatgtggATAACGTTAGATAATGCGAGTGACAATACTCTTTCAATTAAATATCTAAAAGATTCACTAAAACTAATTTTAGATGGTAATTTTCTTCATGCTAGATGTGCGTGTCATATTATCAACTTATGTGGTAAATGTGCCTGTGATGAGCAAATATCCACTGTAAtagaaaaattcaaattatgtgagaaattatTACGTGAAAAAAGATATGGACGTGACTGGAAAACACTAGTCGAATCAAacagaataaaatttaaaaaatttcctcTTCCTACTGAAACTAGATAGAATTCTTTATATCACTTGCTTCATACTTTATTACGTTTTCAAGCTTTAGTTACTccatattatattaatattgcGATACAACCTTTAATCTAACTGACGACGATTGGAATATTTTGAGTAAATGTGTTTCTTTGTTGgaaatttttaaagaagcaACCTAAAAATTTTCTGGCATTAACTACCTTATTTCAACGATGTTTCTAGCTTTGTTTTTtaatatgttttataaatttattcaatATCATGATGATTCTGTTATGCGTGATTTTGTTTCAAatataaaaaacaaatttttaaaatattggggAACTATACCAATTGTGCATGGTTTAGCAATATTACTTGTTCCTACTCAAAATCAAGGAGGATcagatgtttttttttaatattatacgAAATTTCTTCGGAAGAATGTTGACGATCAGAAGAAGTCAATCATGCATTCGCTCCAAAAATTGTTTGATTTGTATGTTAGTGAACAATGTGATGAACCGAGTGCACAGCCGGAGGAGATGCCGACATATAAAAGCAAAAGTGGAGCACTGAACTTCTTTCAAAGTCTGAAACGACAAAAGTTCAAATGAAAATCGGTGACAACAACCAATTACAAcgagattcaaatttatctaAGTCAATATATTGAAACTACGGAGAATTTCGATATTCTTGATCGGTAGAAAGTAAATTCTAAACTTTATCAATGTTAGCTTCAATTGCAATAGATATCCTACCAATTCAAAGTTCAAGTGTTGCTTCCAAATCAGCATTTTCAGTATGTGGAAGGATAATTGGTGAACAAAGAACTAATTTAAAGCTAGAAACATTTTCCATGCTAAATGTGCCTACAAAATTGGTTTGCATACGAAAAAAAAAGGAAATCTTGCAGaatcaatgaatttcaaagctcCATTTCTGATCAAGGTCCGgaatattcaaaatatattttaataaatcgtgATGAATTTTAGACTTTCAATTGTAAAATAAatctttcaattattttatttttatgattgtTCAGTATTGTTTCCAGTCGaaatactaaataaaaaaatgttcattaacaaaattaattatatattaaaaataataatattcggTCAAGGAACCGGAACTAGTCCAAACCGAACCAAAACCGGTCTAAAAGTCGTCGAACCAGTCCAAGATTAAATCTTGGAACCGGTTCCGAACCAGCTAGAGAGTGTATTTAACAAAAAGTGGTTACAAACTTGCAAGCACATGAACAGTAGTATATATTACTTAGTTAAGAGACTCTTAGAGAGcgtatttaaaaaattggaaTTCAATTAACATTCTCCTTTATTTATGTAACGTctaaaattttcattaaattttaaatttttgtttttgaaaaatcatattttctcaAATTGATCtgtttataaaatgtatttatttttaattctcTCGCTCTTATTTTAAAGGAGTAAAAGTTAATTGAAAGATAAATAAAAATGCCACGTAGGAGTTTATTCAGTTACGATGGCACAACAATTAAGTTATGCAGTCAAAACACAATACAAGAAAATTACAAGACAAAGGTGTATGTACTTATAATGCAAACCACGTACATTCATTCTTCTATGGATTCTCATTATGCCAAAATGTGGCACAAGACTGCCCCTTGTCCCATTTTCTCAACCTGAGGAGGAAATGCGCTACCATCCCACACAGGAATCCAAGTGCAGCACTCGATCCCACGAGCGAAACCGCGGTGCAAACAAGCATCACAAACGCCGCTTCCTTCGTGTTCATGTCCCTCGAACAAATGGCTAGCTCGATACCCGCAAACAACAGGAGGACCCCTAAAACTCCGACAGGGAATTGATCCAAAATCTTGACCAAAGAACTGCCTAAGACCAATCCCAAAACGAACTTAGCCACACCAAGTAATGCCACACATCCTCCACTCCTCCCACCAAACTTGTACTGCCCGGCTAGCCCTCCGGCCCCGTGACAGCTTGGCATGGCACCAAACCAGCATCCGACCAAGTTCATTAACCCTACGGTCGTCGACACGGATGTTGCAGTGACGTCCTTCTCGGGGAACAGATCAGTGGACAACTTGCAGACAGCAATGACCGAGTTAAGGACTGATAAAGGGAGTTGGGGGATTGTCCCTTTGATGAATCCTTCCTTCCATGAATGCTTGGATATCTTGACAACTTCTATGGAAGACGGCCCGAATCTGAAGCCTTTAACAGCTTTAGGCCCTCTTATGAAAGCCAAAATCACACCCAACAAGAAGATGATGAATGCAGAAGGAAGTGAAGCTATGGTTTTTCGCAATTTTCTCCTCCAATTTCCCTTTCTCCTCGTATCATTCATTTCACAATCATCATTTTCGTCACCGGCACCATTAACGATTATGATGAAACAAGCACAAACGATAGCCAAAATCAATCCATCCAGCCCCAACCAGTGCCTATCCCCAGCAGATTTCGACTTCgcaaaattctgcacagatctAATGTACTTAACAGCGGTCATAGCAAACGATAAACCTTGTGCCAACTGAATTCCCCTTACGACAGGTAAGGGAATCAGCTTATACACAAGCCTCATCAGACCTGTCACGCCCAACACGAAAAGAATCCCCCCCGTGCAAATCCCGGCCGCCATGACCTCCGGAATCCCGAAACCGGGATTCGAAATGGCTACCGCGGCTATTGATTTCATGGGCTGGACAGGCATCGGGACACCGTAGATGGCACCGGTGACAAAGTTGTACACACCGGTGAATATCAAGGTTGTTCCGAGATCAAGATTCTTGGCCAGAGTTAAGGCCAAAATAATAGGGATGAACGTCCCCAAGTCCCCCATTGCGCCGTTCAGTTCAGCCCATTTGGACTTAAAAATCAGGTTTTCCTTCACCTTTTGCACGACATGCAGTGGGCTGGGAATATGAATAAACCTCTTCTCGGCGGGGTCTTGAGACGGGTTTTGGAATTGCGGCTCCATTGAATTTGTTGTGAGCATCGAATGCGTTTAGGACCTTTATATAAAGGTTtcttttttactatttattttcagtttaaaattatttgtttcgaaaatatttttttttacattggatcgataattataatttatgaaacaCAAAACTAATATGAGATTCATAGGTCATTTTCGTGATAAAAATCACTTACCTGactcaattaattaaaaaatatcacTCTTTGTATCAAAAGTATTACTATTTTTGATAATTATGAATGAAGTCAACATGTTTCACCGACCATCTCATCAGGGCCGTCTTCAGAAATTTGGAGGCCTTTTAGGTGaatgttttatataatttttttaaattaaatatacaaataTCACATAAAAACTGATGATTTTTTTTTCGGGCTTGATTTTCTTATTGATTAAGTccactttcaaatttaaaaaaacccAAAACTAAAGTCCTAATTATATTAGAGGCCCTAACAAAAAGAGAGGCCCTAGGCGGCTGGCTAGGGCGCCTACCCCTAGAGCCGGGTATGCATCTCATAAAACTCACTCTTTATCAAAATACATTTATTTGAATGTAATAGATAATTGATATCAATAACAAAGCCACGTTGTTTGATTTTTATGAGTTGTAAATTGATGCAATTTCTTATATATACAATTGAATGATTGAtgccaaatatatatatatatatatatatatatattcatttaaaaaaaaggaaaaaaaaactatatatatatatatattcatttaaaaaaaaggaaaaaaaaactttGGCATCAATCATTCAATTGTACACAAGGAATTAAAGGTCAAGAAATCACTCAAACATAAAATGGCCTTTATAGTTGAGATGGGTCACTTTACACTAATCGCCACTTAACGTGTTTGAGCCATCGAAAAAGCTTTGACTTTCTCTCAGGCCACAAAATATCTggaattatattttattcttaaaaaaaagagagatattttatgaaacgtccactatttttaacttttaaaatactattaatatttttttgaaacataaatttcgaaattcatatttaaaataacttaacatttctCTCAtccaaaataatttaacatttgaaaTTTCAAGTGAATAAAAATCCTTAATTCGTTAATTAACCAAAAACCCTAAATCGACATTTAACAAAATCAAACTAATCTCAAAATAAAGCAAgaaaatctctaataaaatcattaacaaaatctttaaaactttaACTATCAAGTTAATGTGGAAAATAATGTCTCTCGGGAGTGTACTGCTGGACTCGATCTATTCAAACGTCAGCGTCTCTCTCGatctcatcctcacctgcaacattcaaacctagtgagtctgaTGACTCAGCatgttctaaacatgagtagcaaataatacatatacaagcacatgcattaaaaatcaaacttttttaaaataagatagCATATATTTGTAAgcatattttaatcataaatcatcaaattataaaaatttcCATCATTTATcgttttgggtgaagtttgatccttgaaaatgacTAACTATATCTCCGGttgactgatcagtcttagctcaccattgtGCATGAGACGGGTACTAGGCACCGACgtaaatggaaatacgatcgctGGGATCCCTCTGAGACCTTTTCTCTCACGATATTTCTaataatcatatatcatatcatttttgtcacagtcaattcacatccttcaaaatgtgtctctttaatttttaatcataaaatatcgcGTCCTTTCCAAAttcgtaaaataacattttaacagtaaaaattacacaactttatcataaatcataaaaaatcccatattttcatcataaatattttaaaatatcatttagcatgtattatgattcttcGGGATACTGCCCGACCTTTCGTACTACCCGGAaagtaaaatgaccattttacctttggactcaaaatatatcattcatgcatccaaaatcatttaattaaaatattttagcaatttaataattttcatgcatgcgGTCTACATGAACTGATTTTCAGACGTTACATTTTATCTAAAAAATCAAGATATTTGATCAAATCGAGTTGAAATATACACGGAAATCTAACCAACAAACTAAATtcattctaaaaaaaaaagtcaGGGAAGCAACAAACATTTACCCCATAAGTTAAAAGTGGATTTGATCGGTTAATTAAGATGAACTAATGTTTTTACATGATAAAAATATAGAATTGTaaaatcttattattattttttattcttctAGATGAAACATTCCAAATGGCCCAATAATTAATTTGGTTTCTTCTAAGTTTTAACatccatttttttaatatttaattgatTGAAAAACGAAAGAGAATAATGCTTAAATCATTAATACTTAACAATGAATAAAATGTCAACCCTGAGAAGGTGTCATTTCTTGGGAATCTAATCgagttttcttttatttatttttaacttaaatatATTTGAGGAGTtcgttttgaatattttttttagcttttaaataattttttaaaatctaaaGATCCTTGTTAAAACAAAAACTTTCACCGtgcattaatattttaaaaattacgaTTTATGTCAATCAATACAAATTATAACAAGaattatatttcatttatttGCAAACTTTGAATACTTGTTTTTAACAAGAAGACTGGAAAGCAACATGCtttaattttttcaatttttactccataataaaaataaataaaataaaagtttaaaacTCAGTGAGAACCAgcatatttcatgcttttatatatgactTTGCCCCGTGAAGATACCCACCCCCTAATCTCGTTCCACAgaagttattttaattaaactttGAAGATAAATGGAGGACACAAATTggtcaataaaattattttatttaattgaattaatatatattacttTTATGTTAATAATCGGCCAAAATTTTTaccacaaaaaataaaataaggaGTAGTCTCAATAATCTATAACTGTGAGACATGTGACCTGATCCATATCTGGACATTagagtgaaaaataataattttgacataaaaaataatattttttatgagtcttgtttggtcaaatattcatttcacaaaattgactttTGAGACAATCTCGTGTGACTTTTTTTTGTAAAACAAGATACTTGGATTTCATCGtatatttttcacattttcCAATTATAAAACTCCGTTGgggaaaatatttataaaatatttttataaaagttttttttaaaaaaaatatttaaaaaaattgttttaagaataaatatgtatttgaagagctattcttaaaaaaaatgtttatgacCGTAAATAATTATGAAGATGTTTGAACAGCTATTgtataaaaacattttaattataaacttattttttctcatttttttcttGTTTGCAATTTATTACTCGTTTCATccgttttttattttaaaatcataaaaaaactcTAAGTTattctttaaaaattatatttggaAAACGATTcactaaaaaaattcataaggtttttacaaaaatattgtCCAAACATatactttaaattttttatttataaaacattAAAGACGTTTTTAAAATACTTGTCCAATATATGATCACCGAAGTGAGAAAAATAATCCCAACTTTCAAGAAATGAAAAGAGGGTTTGGTGAAGATCTCGAGGGAAGATCTATAGCTGCAAGATTGATATCTTATTAGTTGGAAATGATGTATGATTATTGCAATAAACTAAAATATGACTATCAAGTAAGTTCTCCATGATAGATATTGGTGAAGTATCATGTAATATTTGAAGTAAATATCACAAtttgttgatttagtaatgtgatattactaaataagtaatgatttttaaagaatgaaagatgatatattttgatcatatacaaactcaaagatatagaaatttcatgttttgagttttgataaatttgatcgtttgactggtcAAATGGATATATCGGCGTTTGAAaggttaaatattatatattatattattttattttattaatataatataatataatattaaaaagagaaaaaaagaagaagataaagTTGAAAGTTTACTCTGTAAATGAATTCGGAATTCATTCGTCGACATTTACAGTAGAGGGGAGAGAGAAATAACAAATAgggtttttatatttttttttatcttgtgatt is part of the Primulina eburnea isolate SZY01 chromosome 1, ASM2296580v1, whole genome shotgun sequence genome and encodes:
- the LOC140832935 gene encoding molybdate transporter 1-like, whose translation is MEPQFQNPSQDPAEKRFIHIPSPLHVVQKVKENLIFKSKWAELNGAMGDLGTFIPIILALTLAKNLDLGTTLIFTGVYNFVTGAIYGVPMPVQPMKSIAAVAISNPGFGIPEVMAAGICTGGILFVLGVTGLMRLVYKLIPLPVVRGIQLAQGLSFAMTAVKYIRSVQNFAKSKSAGDRHWLGLDGLILAIVCACFIIIVNGAGDENDDCEMNDTRRKGNWRRKLRKTIASLPSAFIIFLLGVILAFIRGPKAVKGFRFGPSSIEVVKISKHSWKEGFIKGTIPQLPLSVLNSVIAVCKLSTDLFPEKDVTATSVSTTVGLMNLVGCWFGAMPSCHGAGGLAGQYKFGGRSGGCVALLGVAKFVLGLVLGSSLVKILDQFPVGVLGVLLLFAGIELAICSRDMNTKEAAFVMLVCTAVSLVGSSAALGFLCGMVAHFLLRLRKWDKGQSCATFWHNENP